A single window of Salmo trutta unplaced genomic scaffold, fSalTru1.1, whole genome shotgun sequence DNA harbors:
- the LOC115186772 gene encoding gastrula zinc finger protein XlCGF52.1-like gives MRGYTQEKSLTTAPSVKNRFSRVGDLKAHESTHTGLKPFHCFQCEKRFSRSGDLKAHERTHTGEKPFQCSQCKKSFTVLANLKRHERIHTGENPYHCSHCGMSFIQLASLKAHEWTHTEEKPFQCSQCRKIFTLLANLKRHERIHTGEKPYHCFQCEKRFSRSGDLKAHEWTHTGEEPFHCSQCRKRFTVLANLKMHERIHTGEKPHHCSHCGMGFIQSRSLKEHEWTHTGEKPFQCSHCGNSFTQRGHLKEHERIHTGVKPYHCSQCKNRFSRVGDLKAHERTHTGEKPFQCSQCRKSFTVLATLKRHERKHTAEKPSTEDVDGD, from the coding sequence atgagaggatacacacaggagaaaagccttaccactgctcccagtgttaAAAATAGATTTTCACGAGTAGGGGACCTAAAAGCTCATGAAAGTACACACACAGGATTAAAGCCTTTCCACTGCTTCCAATGTGAAAAGAGATTTTCCCGATCAGGGGACCTAAAAgctcatgagaggacacacacaggagaaaagccttttcaatgctcccagtgtaaaaagagttttactgtgttagctaatctgaaaaggcatgagagaatacacacggGAGAAAatccttatcactgttcccactgtggaatgagttttattCAGTTAGCGAGCCTGAAGGCGCATGAGTGGACACACACAGAAGAAAAGCCTTTCCAGTGTTCCCAGTGTAGAAAGATTtttaccctgttagctaacctgaaaaggcatgagagaatacacacaggagaaaagccttaccactgcttcCAATGTGAAAAGAGATTTTCCCGATCAGGGGACCTAAAAGCTCATGagtggacacacacaggagaagaaCCTTTCCATTGTTCCCAGTGTAGAAAACGTTTTACCGTCTTAGCTAACCTGAAAATGcatgagcgaatacacacaggagaaaagcctcatcactgttcccactgtggaatggGTTTTATTCAGTCAAGGAGCCTGAAGGAGCATGagtggacacacacaggagaaaagccgttccaatgttcccattgtggaaacaGTTTTACTCAGAGAGGGCacctaaaagagcatgagagaatacacacaggagtaaagccttaccactgctcccagtgtaaaAATAGATTTTCCCGAGTAGGGGACCTAAAAgctcatgagaggacacacacaggagaaaagccattccaatgttcccagtgtagAAAGAGTTTTACCGTGTTAGCTaccctgaaaaggcatgagagaaaacACACTGCAGAAAAGCCGagcaccgaagacgtggatggcgattaa